One genomic region from Rubinisphaera margarita encodes:
- a CDS encoding sugar phosphate isomerase/epimerase family protein: MKLGYNTNGFAFHELDQALEIISALGYRSVALTLDTHHLNPFADDLEGRCEALRQRLEELQLGCVVETGSRFLLDPWRKHQPTLLSAAFEGRERRIRFLARSIDIAERLGCEIVSLWSGQPDDDATTEEIWERLVAGLEDVTRYAGEHNVRIAFEPEPGMFIDTMASYRELLDRFDHPRLGLTLDLGHVHCLESDSIPDVISEWRDRIWNIHIEDMRKRVHEHLMFGDGEIDFPPVLRALEKIDYSGGVHVELSRHAHMAPQIARESLAFLTSLNN; encoded by the coding sequence ATGAAACTCGGTTACAACACCAATGGTTTTGCCTTCCACGAGCTTGATCAGGCGCTCGAGATCATCTCCGCCCTCGGCTATCGAAGTGTGGCACTAACGCTGGATACGCATCATCTCAATCCTTTTGCGGATGATCTCGAAGGCCGCTGTGAAGCCCTCCGTCAGCGACTCGAAGAGCTTCAGCTCGGCTGTGTGGTCGAGACCGGTTCGCGATTTCTACTCGATCCCTGGCGGAAGCATCAGCCGACGCTGCTTTCCGCTGCCTTTGAAGGCCGGGAACGGAGAATCCGTTTTCTGGCCCGCTCGATCGATATCGCCGAACGCCTCGGCTGCGAGATCGTTTCCCTCTGGTCAGGACAACCGGACGACGACGCCACGACCGAAGAAATCTGGGAACGTCTCGTCGCCGGTCTGGAGGATGTCACCCGTTACGCCGGCGAGCATAACGTTCGCATCGCCTTCGAGCCGGAGCCGGGCATGTTCATCGATACGATGGCCAGCTACCGCGAACTGCTCGACCGGTTTGATCATCCTCGCCTCGGCCTCACGCTCGACCTGGGCCACGTGCATTGCCTTGAGTCGGATTCGATCCCGGATGTGATCTCCGAATGGCGGGATCGAATCTGGAACATTCACATCGAAGACATGCGGAAGCGCGTGCACGAACACCTGATGTTCGGCGATGGAGAGATCGATTTTCCGCCGGTGCTCCGGGCGTTGGAGAAGATCGACTACTCCGGGGGCGTTCACGTCGAATTGAGTCGCCATGCGCACATGGCTCCGCAGATCGCACGGGAATCGCTGGCCTTCCTGACCAGCTTGAACAATTGA
- a CDS encoding outer membrane protein assembly factor BamB family protein translates to MKFSHLAGLCLLLVFATTLNANDWAHWRGPEMNGVSREKNLPESFDLETGENVLWTSEIGGRSTPVVMNGRVYLNCRTADDVTDPKEKIHAREQVVCWDAETGDVLWKDVFNVFQTDIPAPRVGWASMVGDPETGNVYVHSVSGLFKCYSPEGEVLWQHSLFEEYGKISGYGGRTQTPIIDEDRVIVSFFGLNWGDTAAPPPKQTYYSFDKKTGSLQWASQVGGAPLDTNYSGPIITVINGQRMMIAGNPDGGLYAINARTGKTIWGHKMSKRGLNSSPVVDGDLVYMSHGEDNVDNIKFGRVECLRATGEGDVTKTASVWRVDDIKAGYASLLVKDGILYVVTDTGNLVAFDSKTGDQLWSHSLGTVGKGSPVWADGKLYVMEVNGNIHILKPSREKCESLYHTQLLATESAGYDEIYASPAIANGRVYFCTRDRMICIGDKDAKVEADPIPPLAKEESAGDEIDTIHLMPYETYVTDNGSVEYELRAYDKNGVFLKTLDFELTPDDALASVAKADGKKLVLEGGKKDYAGLVTAKAGDLTTTARVRYFPGGDWSWNFDGLTGTQVPPTWVNAFLKLKPHQVDGENVLINSLNKGRPSAYMWIGYPEMSGYTMQADVMMKESARQLPSVGITVQRYNLILKGNFGKLTVQSWAPHLRMAKEVKYRSDPDVWYTMKCKVEIRDGVAHVLGKVWKRDEDEPEEWTIDAEDPHPNEQGSPGFYVYAMADSLFDNVKVFREE, encoded by the coding sequence ATGAAGTTCTCACACCTGGCAGGGTTATGCCTGTTACTGGTGTTCGCGACAACGCTGAACGCTAATGACTGGGCGCATTGGCGTGGCCCGGAAATGAACGGCGTCAGCCGCGAAAAGAATCTGCCGGAAAGCTTCGATCTCGAGACCGGGGAAAACGTCCTCTGGACTTCCGAAATCGGCGGTCGATCGACTCCAGTTGTCATGAACGGTCGCGTTTACCTCAACTGCCGCACGGCCGATGACGTGACCGATCCGAAAGAAAAGATTCACGCCCGCGAACAGGTTGTCTGCTGGGATGCGGAAACGGGCGACGTCCTCTGGAAGGACGTCTTCAACGTCTTTCAGACCGACATTCCCGCACCGCGAGTGGGCTGGGCCTCGATGGTCGGCGATCCGGAAACGGGCAACGTTTATGTTCACTCCGTCAGTGGTCTCTTCAAATGCTACAGCCCGGAAGGTGAAGTGCTCTGGCAGCACTCGCTGTTCGAAGAGTATGGCAAGATCTCCGGCTACGGCGGACGAACCCAGACTCCGATCATCGATGAAGATCGCGTGATCGTCAGCTTCTTTGGACTCAACTGGGGTGACACCGCCGCTCCGCCGCCCAAGCAGACTTACTACTCCTTCGATAAAAAGACGGGTTCACTGCAGTGGGCTTCTCAGGTGGGCGGGGCTCCGCTGGACACCAACTACTCCGGTCCGATTATCACCGTGATCAACGGTCAGCGAATGATGATTGCCGGGAACCCGGATGGCGGCCTTTACGCGATCAACGCCCGCACAGGGAAAACGATCTGGGGTCACAAGATGTCGAAACGGGGATTGAACTCCTCTCCGGTTGTCGACGGTGATCTCGTCTACATGTCGCACGGGGAAGACAACGTCGACAACATCAAGTTCGGCCGCGTCGAGTGCCTGCGGGCCACCGGCGAAGGCGATGTGACCAAAACCGCTTCGGTCTGGCGTGTCGATGATATCAAAGCGGGCTATGCCAGCCTGCTGGTCAAGGACGGCATCCTGTATGTCGTGACTGACACCGGCAACCTGGTCGCCTTCGATTCCAAGACGGGCGACCAGTTGTGGAGCCATTCCTTGGGAACCGTCGGCAAAGGTTCGCCGGTCTGGGCCGATGGCAAGCTGTATGTGATGGAAGTGAACGGCAACATTCACATTCTCAAGCCAAGCCGCGAGAAGTGCGAATCGCTGTACCACACGCAGCTGCTGGCCACCGAATCGGCTGGATACGATGAGATCTATGCCTCACCCGCCATTGCCAACGGACGCGTCTACTTCTGTACTCGCGACCGGATGATCTGCATCGGCGACAAAGATGCCAAGGTCGAAGCAGACCCGATTCCGCCGCTGGCGAAGGAAGAAAGTGCCGGCGACGAGATCGACACCATTCACCTGATGCCGTACGAGACTTACGTCACCGACAATGGCTCCGTCGAATATGAACTGCGTGCTTACGACAAGAACGGTGTCTTCCTGAAGACGCTCGACTTCGAACTGACCCCGGACGATGCACTGGCTTCTGTCGCCAAAGCAGACGGGAAGAAGCTGGTTCTGGAAGGTGGCAAAAAGGACTACGCCGGCCTGGTCACGGCCAAGGCGGGGGATCTGACCACCACCGCTCGCGTCCGGTACTTCCCGGGCGGCGACTGGAGCTGGAACTTCGATGGCCTGACTGGAACCCAGGTTCCGCCAACATGGGTCAATGCGTTCCTGAAGCTCAAGCCGCATCAGGTCGATGGCGAAAACGTGCTGATTAACTCCCTGAACAAGGGACGTCCTTCCGCCTACATGTGGATCGGCTATCCGGAAATGTCCGGCTACACGATGCAGGCCGATGTGATGATGAAAGAATCGGCTCGCCAGTTGCCGAGCGTCGGCATTACCGTGCAGCGGTACAACCTGATTCTCAAAGGAAACTTTGGCAAGCTGACAGTGCAGAGCTGGGCTCCGCACCTGCGGATGGCCAAGGAAGTGAAGTACCGCTCCGATCCGGATGTCTGGTACACGATGAAGTGTAAAGTCGAGATCCGCGATGGCGTGGCCCATGTTCTGGGCAAGGTCTGGAAGCGTGATGAAGACGAGCCGGAAGAGTGGACCATCGATGCCGAAGATCCACATCCCAACGAGCAGGGGAGCCCGGGCTTCTATGTTTACGCCATGGCCGACTCGCTGTTCGACAACGTCAAAGTCTTCCGCGAAGAATAA
- a CDS encoding PDZ domain-containing protein, producing MSIDSSPDFYSEAVVRRETSAKSRSAFWLMTAAITFLIGALGTIFYIPIGLQQAFLTELRADGVMIATYPRESTWTGIAREIERHTGFSPPVMQAIQRISFGTRPVAPETLESLPDFPEIRGLSFSGSDVTEDDLTKLIGDLPNLADLHLFACPNLSSEWIRELREANSHMSLTYRGTAYLGIAAATEESAPNSRCQVVHVERGTAAEQAGLRVDDNIVRIDDVPVDSFSDLVMELSGYQPGDKVEIHVVRDNDTLVLNCELGAWKMYSN from the coding sequence ATGTCGATCGATTCGAGCCCGGATTTTTACTCGGAAGCGGTTGTTCGGAGGGAGACGTCCGCGAAATCGCGTTCTGCATTCTGGCTGATGACAGCCGCGATCACCTTTCTGATCGGGGCTCTGGGCACCATCTTCTACATTCCGATCGGTCTTCAACAGGCCTTTCTTACGGAATTGCGCGCCGATGGAGTCATGATCGCCACGTATCCTCGTGAGTCGACGTGGACCGGCATTGCGAGGGAGATCGAGCGGCACACCGGATTTTCGCCGCCGGTCATGCAGGCTATTCAACGGATCAGCTTCGGAACAAGGCCCGTCGCCCCGGAAACGCTCGAATCGCTGCCAGACTTTCCCGAGATTCGCGGTCTGTCGTTCTCCGGCTCCGATGTGACCGAAGATGATCTCACCAAACTGATCGGCGATCTGCCGAATCTGGCTGATCTCCATCTGTTCGCCTGCCCCAATCTTTCCTCGGAGTGGATCCGCGAACTCCGCGAGGCCAATTCTCATATGAGTCTCACCTACCGCGGGACCGCTTATCTTGGAATCGCGGCGGCTACAGAAGAGTCCGCGCCCAACTCCCGATGCCAGGTCGTTCATGTCGAACGAGGCACCGCGGCCGAGCAGGCTGGACTGCGGGTTGATGACAATATTGTTCGAATTGACGACGTGCCCGTCGACTCGTTTTCTGATCTCGTCATGGAGCTTTCTGGGTATCAACCGGGCGACAAGGTGGAAATCCACGTCGTGCGCGATAATGATACTCTGGTCCTCAACTGCGAGTTGGGTGCCTGGAAGATGTACTCCAACTGA
- a CDS encoding oxidoreductase yields the protein MAYRRIASLKTTQDFREYLASLDLDLAIDEAPLSADEGSPLARPIDVAGFRVGNRWAVHPMEGWDGTSDGKATAETIRRWQHFGESGCKLIWGGEAIAVTPAGRANPNQLYYAPENEASLAELLQTLENAHRNSFGQDSTEDLLVGLQLTHSGRFSRPYDKAKLEPQIAYPHPLLDERIGIAEKTGEYLLTDDQIAELIEQYVTAARAAEKIGFRFVDIKHCHGYLGHEFLSAYTREGEYGGTFENRTRFLRRICEAVHTACPNLILGVRLSGFDFLPFQPESYDEKTGRPGPGQPMSYEGSDYTGFGCDRRHPLQMELTETIQLLKLMRDELGVAMVNITAGSPYYNPHIQRPAYFPPSDGYQPPEDPLIGCVRQLKAVAELKKAVPDLPLVGSAYSYFQEYLPHIAQAVVRRDEVDFVGIGRLILSQWEMPAQILRGEDYKSVKKICRTFSDCTTGPRNGLISGCYPLDDFYKTKPEFQTLKAIKAGKKPE from the coding sequence ATGGCCTATCGACGCATCGCCTCGCTGAAGACAACCCAGGACTTTCGAGAGTATCTCGCCAGTCTGGATCTCGATCTTGCGATTGACGAGGCTCCACTCTCAGCCGACGAGGGATCGCCGCTCGCCAGACCGATTGATGTCGCCGGATTCCGAGTCGGAAACCGCTGGGCCGTGCATCCCATGGAAGGGTGGGATGGGACGTCGGATGGCAAAGCCACTGCCGAAACGATCCGCCGCTGGCAGCATTTTGGCGAGTCGGGCTGCAAACTGATCTGGGGGGGCGAAGCGATCGCTGTGACACCTGCCGGTCGCGCGAACCCGAATCAGCTCTATTACGCTCCGGAGAATGAAGCCTCGCTCGCGGAACTGCTTCAGACCCTGGAAAATGCCCATCGCAACAGCTTCGGTCAGGATTCCACCGAGGACCTGCTGGTTGGCCTGCAATTGACTCATTCCGGACGCTTCAGCCGCCCTTACGACAAGGCGAAACTCGAGCCACAAATCGCCTACCCTCACCCGCTGCTCGATGAGCGGATTGGCATTGCTGAAAAGACCGGGGAATATCTGCTGACCGACGATCAGATCGCGGAACTGATCGAGCAGTACGTCACCGCCGCACGGGCAGCCGAGAAGATTGGCTTCCGGTTTGTCGACATCAAACACTGTCACGGGTATCTCGGCCACGAGTTTCTCTCGGCGTACACCCGCGAGGGCGAGTATGGCGGCACCTTCGAGAACCGCACGCGTTTTCTCCGTCGAATCTGCGAAGCGGTTCACACGGCCTGCCCGAATCTGATTCTGGGCGTGCGGCTTTCCGGCTTCGATTTTCTGCCGTTCCAGCCGGAATCGTACGACGAGAAAACCGGACGTCCCGGCCCCGGGCAGCCAATGTCGTACGAAGGTTCCGACTACACCGGCTTCGGTTGCGATCGGCGGCACCCGTTGCAGATGGAGCTGACCGAAACAATTCAGCTGCTCAAGCTGATGCGGGACGAACTCGGCGTCGCGATGGTCAACATCACGGCTGGATCTCCGTATTACAATCCCCATATTCAGCGGCCGGCGTACTTTCCGCCCTCAGATGGCTACCAGCCTCCGGAAGATCCGCTGATTGGCTGCGTCCGTCAGTTGAAAGCGGTGGCAGAGCTCAAGAAAGCAGTGCCCGATCTGCCGCTCGTGGGTTCGGCTTACTCCTATTTTCAGGAGTATCTGCCTCATATCGCCCAGGCAGTGGTCCGTCGCGATGAAGTCGATTTTGTCGGCATTGGCCGGCTGATTCTCAGTCAGTGGGAAATGCCGGCTCAGATTCTCCGGGGCGAGGACTACAAATCGGTGAAAAAGATCTGCCGCACCTTCAGCGACTGCACCACAGGGCCCCGCAACGGACTGATTTCAGGCTGCTATCCGCTGGACGACTTCTACAAGACGAAGCCGGAATTCCAAACGCTCAAAGCCATCAAAGCCGGCAAAAAGCCCGAGTAA
- a CDS encoding c-type cytochrome: MARHKQSLWTDPVRLVLIALLLWPCSTALAAPAEDPEDSDFPPGLLATYTAGDVSIQRLDPDIAFDWQQGSPDLRLPPGSFSVTWDGAFLIRNNGAHRFHAYLCGEVDVLLDGKSVLKATASEPKWVSGELTDLNFGETELEINYRKTGSTAVVKLFWSSDKFPIEPLPSYLLYRFEGEPELAEIERGRLEFRARHCDRCHEKSNTLESSPGPSLLHAGTALEEAWIVSKLITPATQHEKMPDFKMTAEEAADIARYLRKSSTKSPQLTRADRKLKDKDREEGELLTRSAGCLACHVIGELGTDGLFGGGSLDGVGSKRSQPWLISWLENPARLNKHHRMPEPSLEKKEIQQVAMYLASLEQDPGSIDNAEHDPSMEHGRKLINRFGCVACHEIPGFNETSADDEAAAKPREYISLAGRTDRPGCLEPASDEKLHHRPHYPQADASAIQAWLKSYHNIDEENPHFREMSFARGADLLTEKNCLACHPRDRNTGIAMVAGEVSQHDKRLAGQSQGMIAPHLTAVGDRMHEESLAKGIRGDLPKRLPWLSVRMPKFKHSKTESDQLLHYLISHDRLPDPIPDERLQLSSVELTSAEQLLAGRELTGGRAFNCIACHKFGDYEPRNTALGTRGSDLLGIDSRLRAPYFLRWVSSPLRIVPGMEMPSYNMAKPGFAVHDVHDQLTVVWKAINSPDFKAPSNPTVVEQYFVVQPHEPSRVIRDVFELNASEKRTFIPRPFAVGLNNGHSLLFDLDQARLLEWTYGDFAAQEAEGKSWLWKLTGAPVVKNFSQPSDFVLLASDEKESSPIAPQLESGRAASLHDYQIISDGVQFTYDLWFPVDGRRIPVQIRERWTTAKSSADTGFSRVIEAGGIPNGYQLQLRQSAEGPLLGEPRLQAGGKQMPLGTSQTSLSFESQSDSLQTLQLSYLTALNNRVLTPFAEKPEVSTRPDVLSGTPGFKTERLPLSSNLMPTAFAWSRKDQLLVSSLKGQVYAVDDSDNDGLGDKLEVIASGLAAPFGLHVEDDSLYIAHKPDILKVENYRTSHPTVDLVADGWGHSDNYHDWVTGFAKDDEGNLYVATGSDYAQPKRDPALIRWRGDVLRINESKEPTQIGSALRYPIGIAADSRGRIFVSDQQGVQNCFNEINHIVPGAQYGVPALQGANGEEKRAAIQIPHPWTRSVNGIFFIPEDIESPGLKAFRGHGVGCEYNYRFLVRFSLQDVGGEVQGACYAMTESAEQLPDDAPVFLGPMCGTVGPDGNIYIGNIHDSGWRGGQNTGEIVRMTPQNEFPNGIREVRATADGFDIELLEPLDGQTLREKETYNLVGYTRVWEGDYATPDSGRYRPAIEAITVSDDGRTIQLQVDELRPAYVYELHLAESLGLFPRSAYYTMNRIPDAAR, translated from the coding sequence ATGGCACGACACAAGCAGAGCCTTTGGACCGATCCGGTCCGGCTCGTCCTGATCGCCCTCCTTCTGTGGCCCTGCTCAACGGCACTGGCTGCTCCCGCCGAAGACCCCGAAGACAGTGATTTCCCTCCCGGCCTGCTGGCCACCTACACGGCAGGCGATGTCTCGATTCAGCGACTCGATCCCGACATCGCCTTCGACTGGCAGCAAGGCTCCCCGGATCTGCGACTGCCTCCCGGCTCCTTTTCCGTCACCTGGGACGGAGCGTTTCTCATCCGAAACAACGGAGCTCATCGCTTTCACGCCTACCTCTGCGGCGAAGTCGATGTGCTGCTGGACGGCAAGTCGGTCCTCAAGGCGACTGCTTCGGAACCGAAGTGGGTTTCCGGAGAGTTAACCGATCTCAACTTCGGAGAGACAGAACTCGAAATCAACTATCGAAAAACAGGCTCCACGGCAGTGGTCAAACTGTTCTGGTCCTCCGACAAGTTCCCGATCGAGCCCCTTCCTTCTTATCTGCTTTACCGGTTTGAGGGCGAACCGGAACTGGCGGAGATCGAACGGGGCCGGCTCGAATTCCGAGCCCGGCATTGCGATCGCTGCCATGAAAAGAGCAACACGCTCGAAAGCTCCCCCGGCCCTTCTCTGCTGCACGCCGGAACGGCGCTCGAAGAAGCCTGGATTGTTTCCAAGCTGATCACACCGGCGACACAGCATGAAAAGATGCCCGATTTCAAGATGACCGCGGAGGAAGCCGCAGACATCGCCCGCTATCTGCGGAAGTCGTCCACGAAGTCGCCCCAGTTGACCAGGGCCGACAGGAAGCTGAAGGACAAAGACCGTGAAGAAGGCGAACTGCTGACCCGTTCGGCTGGCTGCCTGGCCTGCCATGTGATCGGTGAGCTGGGCACGGACGGACTGTTCGGCGGAGGAAGTCTGGACGGCGTCGGCTCCAAGCGAAGTCAACCCTGGTTGATCAGCTGGCTGGAGAATCCGGCTCGACTCAACAAACATCACCGGATGCCGGAACCCTCGCTGGAGAAGAAAGAGATCCAGCAGGTCGCGATGTATCTGGCATCGCTGGAACAGGATCCGGGCTCGATCGACAATGCGGAACACGATCCGAGCATGGAGCACGGCAGGAAATTGATCAACCGCTTTGGCTGCGTCGCCTGCCACGAGATTCCCGGCTTTAACGAGACTTCCGCCGACGACGAAGCCGCTGCGAAGCCGCGTGAATACATTTCGCTCGCCGGCCGCACTGACCGCCCGGGGTGCCTCGAACCTGCCAGCGACGAGAAGCTTCACCACCGGCCGCATTATCCCCAGGCCGATGCGTCTGCCATTCAGGCGTGGCTCAAGAGCTATCACAACATTGATGAAGAGAATCCTCATTTCCGTGAGATGAGCTTTGCCCGAGGAGCGGATCTCCTGACGGAAAAGAACTGCCTGGCTTGCCATCCTCGCGATCGCAACACCGGAATCGCCATGGTCGCTGGCGAGGTGTCGCAGCACGACAAGCGACTCGCCGGACAGAGTCAGGGAATGATCGCGCCGCATCTCACCGCGGTCGGAGATCGCATGCACGAGGAATCGCTGGCGAAAGGGATTCGCGGCGACTTGCCGAAACGACTCCCCTGGCTGTCAGTCCGCATGCCAAAGTTCAAACACAGCAAGACCGAGTCTGACCAGTTACTTCATTACCTGATTTCTCACGACCGGCTGCCCGATCCCATCCCCGATGAACGTCTGCAATTGTCGTCTGTGGAGCTGACGTCAGCCGAGCAGCTTCTGGCCGGACGGGAACTGACCGGAGGCCGCGCCTTCAACTGCATCGCCTGCCACAAGTTCGGCGATTACGAGCCGCGAAACACCGCGCTCGGCACACGAGGCTCCGATCTGCTCGGAATCGACAGTCGCCTGCGGGCTCCGTATTTCCTGCGCTGGGTGTCGTCTCCACTGCGAATCGTGCCGGGCATGGAAATGCCGAGCTATAACATGGCCAAACCAGGCTTCGCCGTGCACGATGTCCATGATCAGCTGACGGTCGTCTGGAAGGCGATCAACAGTCCCGACTTCAAAGCGCCGTCGAATCCCACCGTGGTGGAACAGTACTTCGTTGTGCAGCCGCACGAACCATCCCGGGTGATTCGCGATGTCTTTGAGCTGAATGCGAGCGAGAAACGTACGTTCATTCCCCGGCCGTTCGCCGTAGGTCTCAACAACGGACACAGTCTGCTGTTCGACCTCGACCAGGCCCGCCTGCTTGAGTGGACTTACGGCGACTTCGCCGCTCAGGAAGCTGAGGGGAAATCGTGGCTGTGGAAACTGACTGGCGCTCCGGTCGTTAAGAACTTCAGCCAGCCTTCCGATTTCGTTCTGCTCGCCTCTGACGAGAAAGAGTCTTCACCGATCGCCCCCCAGCTCGAATCAGGCCGGGCGGCTTCACTGCACGATTATCAGATTATCTCAGACGGGGTGCAGTTCACCTATGACCTGTGGTTTCCGGTCGACGGACGACGCATTCCTGTGCAGATTCGCGAACGATGGACGACTGCGAAAAGCTCGGCCGACACCGGATTTTCTCGCGTGATCGAAGCCGGCGGCATTCCCAACGGATATCAACTGCAACTGCGCCAGTCGGCGGAAGGCCCCCTGCTGGGGGAACCGCGTCTGCAGGCAGGCGGCAAGCAGATGCCGCTCGGAACGTCCCAGACTTCATTGTCGTTCGAATCTCAATCGGACTCGCTACAAACACTCCAGTTGAGCTACCTCACTGCGTTGAACAACCGCGTGCTCACTCCGTTTGCCGAGAAGCCCGAAGTCTCCACACGTCCCGATGTCCTTTCTGGAACTCCCGGCTTCAAAACCGAGCGTCTGCCGTTGAGCAGCAATTTGATGCCGACGGCATTCGCATGGTCAAGAAAGGACCAGCTCCTGGTATCGTCTCTGAAAGGGCAGGTCTACGCCGTCGACGATTCCGACAACGATGGACTCGGCGACAAGCTCGAGGTTATCGCTTCAGGCCTCGCCGCACCGTTCGGCCTGCATGTGGAGGACGATTCCCTCTACATCGCTCACAAGCCGGACATCCTGAAGGTCGAGAACTATCGAACTTCGCATCCCACCGTGGACCTGGTCGCCGATGGCTGGGGGCACAGCGATAACTATCACGACTGGGTGACCGGCTTCGCCAAAGACGATGAGGGCAATCTCTACGTGGCCACAGGCAGCGACTACGCTCAGCCGAAACGTGATCCTGCTCTGATTCGCTGGCGAGGCGATGTTCTGAGAATCAATGAATCGAAGGAACCAACACAGATCGGTTCGGCTCTCCGGTACCCCATCGGCATCGCGGCTGACAGTCGCGGCCGGATTTTCGTCAGCGATCAGCAGGGGGTCCAGAACTGTTTCAACGAGATCAATCACATCGTCCCCGGCGCGCAGTACGGAGTGCCTGCCTTGCAGGGTGCGAACGGCGAGGAGAAACGAGCAGCCATTCAGATTCCACACCCGTGGACTCGCAGCGTAAACGGGATCTTCTTCATTCCGGAGGACATCGAGTCACCGGGGTTGAAAGCGTTCCGCGGACACGGCGTCGGCTGCGAGTACAATTACCGCTTCCTGGTCCGCTTCTCGCTGCAGGACGTCGGCGGAGAAGTGCAGGGCGCGTGCTACGCGATGACGGAATCGGCGGAACAACTGCCGGACGATGCCCCGGTCTTCCTCGGTCCGATGTGCGGAACCGTAGGTCCAGATGGCAACATTTATATCGGGAACATCCACGACAGCGGGTGGCGCGGCGGCCAGAACACGGGCGAGATCGTTCGGATGACGCCTCAGAATGAGTTTCCGAATGGCATTCGGGAAGTCCGCGCGACGGCCGATGGCTTCGACATTGAACTGCTCGAACCACTCGACGGTCAAACGCTTCGCGAGAAAGAGACGTACAATCTCGTGGGCTATACCCGCGTCTGGGAAGGAGATTACGCCACGCCCGATTCCGGCCGCTATCGCCCCGCGATTGAAGCGATAACCGTCTCCGATGATGGACGGACCATTCAGCTGCAGGTCGACGAACTGCGACCGGCCTACGTTTACGAACTGCACCTGGCGGAAAGCCTCGGGCTATTTCCGCGATCGGCCTACTATACAATGAACCGCATTCCCGACGCCGCTCGATGA
- a CDS encoding zinc metallopeptidase, translated as MIEYLLFMIPPVLLMMWAQHKVHSAFAHGMKVPAQLSGAAAARHILDSNGLEQVEVVETQGHLSDHYDPRQKIVRLSPDVYRGRTASSVGIAAHEVGHAIQDAKNYGPLVIRNMAVPAAQFGGTAFSILLILGMLMQSIHLILLGIVLFGGVVFFQLVNLPVEFDASNRAKRMLSEMGIVDQNGGAAVNGVLNAAAWTYVAATLQSVMTLLYYLMIFAGGRRD; from the coding sequence ATGATTGAGTATCTGTTGTTCATGATCCCCCCCGTCCTGCTGATGATGTGGGCTCAGCACAAGGTCCATTCCGCGTTTGCCCATGGAATGAAGGTGCCGGCTCAACTGTCCGGCGCGGCAGCGGCTCGCCACATCCTCGATTCCAACGGGCTTGAGCAGGTCGAAGTGGTCGAAACACAGGGACACCTGTCGGACCATTACGACCCACGGCAGAAGATCGTACGGCTCAGTCCGGATGTCTATCGCGGCCGGACGGCTTCCTCCGTCGGGATTGCCGCTCACGAAGTGGGACACGCCATTCAGGATGCAAAGAATTATGGTCCGCTGGTGATCCGGAACATGGCTGTGCCAGCGGCTCAGTTCGGCGGAACCGCGTTCTCCATCCTGCTGATTCTGGGGATGCTCATGCAGAGCATTCACCTGATTCTGCTGGGGATTGTTCTGTTCGGCGGCGTGGTCTTCTTCCAACTGGTTAATCTTCCGGTTGAATTCGATGCCAGTAATCGAGCCAAGCGGATGCTGAGCGAAATGGGCATTGTCGACCAGAACGGCGGAGCAGCCGTAAATGGCGTGCTCAACGCAGCCGCCTGGACCTACGTTGCGGCCACCCTCCAGTCGGTCATGACCCTGCTCTACTACCTGATGATCTTCGCCGGCGGTCGCCGCGACTAG
- a CDS encoding DUF2461 domain-containing protein, producing the protein MAKPNFPGFPPDTMRFLKELQQNNERDWFATQKDRYEQVYVTPTLAFIEAIAPLVKKASPFLLAIPKKTGGSMIRIYRDTRFSSDPTPYKTHIGIQFRHEAGKNIHAPGIYVHIQPGNVFIGAGMWRPDRDPLLWVRERIANHPDLWKRTINRKKFRETYRIDGESLKRPPRGFDKDHPMIEEIKRKSFIAVSDIDPKTVETPEFPKVVADRIRLAEPLMMFLCDALELSY; encoded by the coding sequence ATGGCGAAACCGAACTTTCCCGGCTTCCCCCCGGACACCATGCGGTTCCTGAAGGAGTTGCAGCAGAACAACGAGCGCGACTGGTTTGCGACGCAGAAGGATCGTTACGAGCAGGTTTACGTGACACCGACGCTGGCTTTCATTGAAGCCATCGCTCCGCTCGTGAAAAAGGCTTCGCCGTTTCTGCTGGCGATCCCGAAGAAAACGGGCGGCTCGATGATTCGCATCTACCGCGATACCCGTTTCTCTTCCGATCCCACGCCTTACAAGACGCACATCGGCATTCAGTTCCGCCACGAAGCCGGCAAGAACATCCACGCTCCCGGCATCTACGTCCACATTCAGCCTGGCAATGTCTTCATAGGAGCCGGCATGTGGCGACCCGACCGGGATCCACTCCTGTGGGTCCGCGAGAGGATTGCCAACCATCCTGATCTGTGGAAGCGGACCATCAACCGCAAGAAATTCCGCGAGACATACCGGATCGACGGCGAATCGTTGAAACGTCCGCCCAGAGGATTCGACAAAGACCATCCGATGATCGAAGAAATTAAACGCAAGAGCTTCATCGCGGTGTCAGACATCGATCCGAAGACGGTCGAAACTCCCGAGTTCCCAAAAGTTGTCGCTGACCGCATCCGCCTGGCCGAACCGCTGATGATGTTCCTGTGCGATGCACTGGAGTTGAGTTACTGA